One Entomomonas asaccharolytica DNA segment encodes these proteins:
- a CDS encoding MdtA/MuxA family multidrug efflux RND transporter periplasmic adaptor subunit: MNDKQENMQSNQANSNKKWIIISLIIILVIVGVSWWGKSTSPTSTSENDSSPFGRRGMGMFSNVVPVRVEAVKEDEFAVYLNALGTVTAYNTVNIVSRVQGELVKVLFTEGQQVKENDLLAVIDPRPYEAALQQAKGAVQQNQALLQNARSELTRYQKLIKQDSIAKQTYESQMALVNQYQGSVLTSQAQLKEAELNLEFTQIKAPITGRLGLRQIDIGNYIKVGDTTPLVSITQTQPISTTFTLPEAQLPEVASRLAKGEDLVVEAWDSTNTHLLATGLVETLDNQINTSTGTILVKARFTNEDSMLFPNQFVNIKLKLTTLDKQLIIPTDSVQYGNKGTFVYVVEGNKVHLRYITIGRSDADKTIVVEGLKVGERVVLEGTDRLREDSQVEVVNSEDILTTIENIEEKPQPSENAEVSE, from the coding sequence ATGAATGATAAACAAGAAAATATGCAAAGCAACCAAGCAAATTCTAATAAGAAATGGATAATTATTAGTTTAATTATCATCCTTGTTATTGTTGGAGTTTCTTGGTGGGGTAAATCCACTTCTCCCACTTCCACCTCAGAAAATGATTCATCACCTTTTGGCAGGCGAGGCATGGGGATGTTCAGTAATGTGGTGCCTGTCAGGGTTGAGGCTGTTAAGGAAGATGAGTTTGCGGTTTATTTAAATGCGCTGGGTACAGTAACTGCTTATAACACTGTTAATATTGTAAGTCGTGTACAGGGTGAGCTAGTAAAAGTATTATTTACTGAAGGCCAACAGGTTAAAGAGAATGACTTGCTCGCAGTTATTGATCCAAGACCTTATGAAGCAGCGTTGCAACAAGCAAAGGGTGCTGTTCAACAAAATCAGGCTTTATTGCAAAATGCACGTTCTGAATTAACGCGTTATCAAAAATTAATTAAACAAGATTCCATTGCTAAACAAACTTATGAATCGCAAATGGCATTAGTTAATCAATATCAAGGTTCAGTATTAACCAGTCAGGCGCAATTAAAAGAAGCAGAGCTTAATTTGGAGTTCACCCAGATTAAAGCACCTATTACTGGGCGTTTAGGTTTAAGGCAAATTGATATTGGTAACTATATAAAAGTAGGTGATACCACACCTTTAGTATCCATTACCCAAACTCAACCTATTTCAACAACCTTTACTTTACCAGAGGCACAGTTGCCAGAGGTGGCTAGTCGTTTAGCAAAAGGTGAAGATTTAGTGGTAGAGGCTTGGGATAGCACCAATACGCATTTATTAGCCACAGGCTTAGTAGAGACATTAGATAATCAAATTAACACCAGCACTGGGACGATTTTGGTTAAAGCTCGTTTTACTAATGAAGATAGTATGTTATTCCCTAATCAATTTGTGAATATCAAACTGAAATTAACAACATTAGACAAGCAATTAATTATCCCTACTGATTCTGTACAATATGGTAACAAAGGCACTTTTGTGTATGTGGTAGAAGGTAATAAGGTGCATTTACGCTATATTACCATTGGTCGCAGTGATGCCGATAAAACCATTGTTGTAGAGGGTTTAAAGGTAGGGGAGAGGGTTGTTCTAGAGGGAACTGATCGACTACGTGAAGACAGTCAAGTAGAAGTGGTTAACAGTGAAGATATACTCACTACTATAGAGAATATAGAAGAGAAGCCTCAACCTTCAGAGAATGCAGAAGTAAGCGAGTAA
- a CDS encoding multidrug efflux RND transporter permease subunit, with the protein MNISRPFILRPVATTLIMIALMLSGIIAYKMLAVAALPQVDYPTIRVVTYYPGASPEVMSSAVTAPLERQFGQMAGLAQMSSTSANGVSIVTLRFSLDTELSVAEQEVQSSINSANNDLPSNLPAPPVYNKVNPADTPILTLAITSDTLPLPTVRDLVDTRMAQKIAQISGVGLVSIAGGQKPAVRVKVDPQKLAAYGLGMDDVRNLITSANINQPKGTLDGPTRQSMIDANDQLASAKAYQELILGYQDGAVLRLGDVATISHGREDDRLAAWADQKEAILLNIQRQPEANVINVVDNIKSVLPQLTATMPTGVDVKELTDRTITIRASITGVQHEMLMAIMLVVLVTFLFLRNVSATIIPSIAVPLSIVGTFGVMYLAGFSVNNLTLMALTIATGFVVDDAIVMLENIARHLEEGEKPLEAALKGSREIGFTLVSLTFSLIAVLIPLLFMADVVGRLFREFAITLAVAILISLVVSLTLTPMMCAKLLRHIPEEKQGKFYQKSGAAIDWLIKHYATGLTFVLRHQTATLLVAIATFVFTVLLYLVIPKGFFPVQDTGVIQGISEAPQNISFKAMAERQQRLVDVILKNPNVVSLSSYIGVDGDNTSLNSGRILINLKNHGERSVTATEIIGELQPELNKVTGIRLYMQPIQDLSIEDKVSRTQYQFTLNSPDEVLLREWTPILVDTLNQQPELVDVNSDLQDQGLQIYLNIDRDMASRLGLKVSDIVDTLYDAYGQRQISTIFTQANQYRIVLEANNSNTEGIDALKNLHVVTANGDKVPLTNLVKMESRPASLVINHIGQFPAVTLSFNLASGVSIGEAVDIINKVKADIALPDSVEMKFQGVAEAFQASLSSTLFLILAAIITMYIVLGVLYESYIHPITILSTLPSAAVGALLALLMSGNELGLIAIIGIILLIGIVKKNAIMMIDFALEAERHQGLTAEQAIYQAALLRFRPILMTTLAALFGAVPLMLATGSGAELRQPLGYSMVGGLLLSQLLTLFTTPVIYLFFDRLSLNTHPKQYSEAEEV; encoded by the coding sequence ATGAATATTTCGCGCCCATTTATTCTGCGCCCTGTTGCTACCACGTTAATTATGATAGCGTTAATGCTATCAGGTATTATCGCTTATAAAATGCTGGCAGTAGCAGCTTTGCCTCAAGTAGATTATCCTACTATACGGGTGGTTACTTATTACCCTGGTGCGAGTCCTGAAGTAATGAGCAGTGCAGTAACTGCACCATTAGAAAGACAGTTTGGGCAAATGGCAGGTCTTGCACAAATGTCATCCACCAGTGCTAATGGGGTATCTATTGTTACCTTAAGATTTTCCTTAGATACTGAATTATCTGTTGCAGAGCAGGAAGTACAGTCATCTATTAACTCAGCAAATAATGATTTGCCTAGTAATTTACCTGCACCACCAGTCTATAATAAAGTAAACCCAGCTGATACACCTATTTTAACCCTTGCGATTACCTCAGACACCTTGCCATTGCCCACTGTGCGGGATTTAGTCGATACTCGTATGGCGCAAAAAATAGCACAAATTTCTGGGGTGGGTTTGGTTAGTATTGCAGGCGGACAAAAACCAGCTGTTCGTGTGAAAGTAGATCCACAAAAATTAGCTGCTTATGGGTTGGGTATGGATGATGTAAGAAATCTAATCACCAGTGCTAATATTAATCAGCCCAAAGGTACCTTAGATGGTCCTACACGCCAGTCAATGATCGATGCCAATGATCAATTAGCCTCAGCCAAAGCTTATCAAGAATTGATTTTGGGTTATCAAGATGGCGCAGTATTAAGATTAGGTGATGTGGCCACTATTAGCCATGGCCGAGAAGATGACCGCTTAGCAGCATGGGCAGATCAAAAAGAGGCCATTTTATTAAATATCCAACGGCAACCTGAAGCCAATGTTATCAATGTGGTAGATAATATTAAGTCAGTATTACCTCAATTAACAGCTACTATGCCTACTGGGGTAGATGTTAAAGAGTTAACCGATCGCACCATTACTATTCGCGCTTCCATTACTGGTGTACAGCATGAAATGCTGATGGCTATTATGCTGGTAGTATTAGTAACCTTTTTGTTTTTACGTAATGTATCAGCCACTATTATTCCTTCAATAGCTGTACCCTTGTCTATTGTTGGCACCTTTGGGGTGATGTATCTTGCAGGTTTCTCAGTCAATAATCTTACATTAATGGCATTAACTATTGCTACAGGCTTTGTGGTAGATGATGCTATTGTGATGTTGGAGAATATTGCTAGGCATCTAGAAGAGGGAGAAAAACCGTTAGAGGCTGCATTAAAAGGTTCTAGAGAAATTGGTTTTACATTAGTTTCTTTAACCTTCTCACTGATTGCCGTATTGATTCCGCTATTATTTATGGCTGATGTGGTAGGGCGTTTATTTAGAGAATTTGCTATTACCTTAGCGGTAGCTATTTTAATATCATTAGTGGTGTCTTTGACATTAACGCCTATGATGTGCGCTAAGTTATTAAGGCATATCCCAGAAGAAAAACAAGGCAAGTTTTATCAAAAAAGCGGTGCAGCGATAGATTGGTTAATTAAGCACTATGCTACAGGCTTAACTTTTGTATTACGCCATCAAACAGCCACTTTATTAGTGGCTATAGCTACCTTTGTGTTTACTGTATTGCTTTATTTAGTTATTCCAAAGGGCTTTTTCCCAGTACAAGATACAGGTGTTATTCAAGGTATTTCAGAAGCACCACAAAATATTTCTTTTAAAGCGATGGCTGAAAGGCAACAACGCTTAGTGGATGTAATTTTAAAAAATCCTAATGTGGTTAGTTTATCTTCTTATATTGGGGTGGATGGTGATAATACTTCATTAAACAGTGGTCGTATTTTAATTAACCTTAAAAATCATGGTGAACGGAGTGTTACAGCGACTGAAATTATTGGCGAGTTACAGCCAGAGTTAAATAAGGTAACGGGTATTCGTCTTTATATGCAACCTATTCAGGATTTGAGTATTGAAGATAAGGTCAGCCGTACTCAGTATCAATTTACATTAAATTCACCAGATGAAGTTTTATTAAGAGAATGGACACCTATTCTCGTAGATACCTTAAATCAGCAACCAGAATTGGTGGATGTGAACAGTGATTTACAGGATCAAGGGTTACAGATTTATTTAAATATTGATCGTGATATGGCTAGTCGTTTAGGGCTTAAGGTGTCCGACATAGTTGATACACTTTATGATGCATATGGGCAACGACAAATATCTACTATTTTTACCCAAGCCAATCAATATCGTATTGTATTAGAGGCGAATAATTCCAATACAGAAGGGATTGATGCATTAAAGAATCTACATGTAGTTACTGCAAATGGGGATAAAGTACCATTAACCAATTTAGTAAAAATGGAATCACGCCCTGCGTCATTGGTAATCAATCATATTGGTCAATTTCCAGCGGTTACTTTATCGTTTAACTTAGCCAGTGGTGTTTCTATTGGTGAGGCGGTAGATATCATTAATAAAGTAAAGGCAGATATTGCCTTACCTGACTCTGTAGAAATGAAATTTCAAGGGGTTGCTGAGGCTTTCCAAGCTTCATTATCTAGCACTTTATTCCTGATTTTAGCTGCTATCATAACCATGTATATAGTATTAGGGGTATTATATGAAAGTTATATTCACCCAATTACTATTCTATCAACTTTACCTTCAGCGGCGGTAGGTGCTTTGTTAGCATTGCTAATGAGTGGTAATGAGTTAGGGTTAATTGCCATTATTGGTATTATTCTTTTGATTGGTATTGTAAAGAAGAATGCCATTATGATGATTGACTTTGCATTAGAGGCAGAACGTCATCAAGGTTTAACCGCAGAGCAGGCTATATACCAAGCAGCATTATTGAGATTTAGACCTATTTTAATGACTACGCTTGCAGCGTTATTTGGGGCAGTTCCTTTAATGTTAGCAACAGGTTCAGGGGCAGAGTTACGACAACCATTAGGTTATTCAATGGTAGGTGGTTTGTTATTAAGCCAATTGCTAACTTTATTCACTACTCCTGTTATTTACCTATTCTTTGATAGATTGTCACTTAATACCCATCCTAAGCAATACAGTGAAGCTGAGGAAGTATAA
- a CDS encoding efflux RND transporter permease subunit: protein MNLSAPFIFRSVATMLCNVAILLLGILCFKLLPVAPLPEMDFPVITVSASLPGASPEVMASTVATPLERAFGSISGVQQMNSSSGQGSMRIMLVFDLKRNINDAARDVQAAINAARDLLPSGMPNNPTYRKINPSQAPILLVTLTSDILSKGQLYDVASTVVAQKISQVSGVGDVQVGGSSLPAVRVELEPKLLAHYNVSLSEVRQAIANSNLRKPKGFVENDRYQWQITANDQLTKAEQYKPIVIRYDNGAAIRLQDVAKVYDAVENRYNAGYYNNEDAIILIINKESGANVIETIKGIKDTLPLLKAVIPSSVELNITMDRSAGIQATLTEAENTLIIAVFLVILVVLLFLGHWRAALIPALAVPVSIIGTFTVMYLLGFSLNNLSLMALIVAAGLVVDDAIVVLENIARYIDEGMSPLEAALRGTKEVGFTLISMNASLVAVFLALLFAGGLLSQLFKEFAITLSVTILVSLLVSLTLTPMLCARWLKKHDLDKKPSRWQQGFNNFFAKVTGYYRVSLGWALRHSRLMLMILFITIGINVYLYIAISKTLLPEQDTAVLWGFIRGDNAMSFQIMQPKVDELRKYVLSDPAVVNVAGFIGGGNSVNNSMMVVRLKPKSDRKESAQDIINRLRDNAPKVAGARMFLMAAQDIQLNMRQNQSSDTEYQLLGDDLDLLRKWTIKVADAFREIPQITNVDADDNGGAQQISLTIDREMAKRLGIDMSEVMDVLNNSFSQRQISTIFNSLNQYRVVMEVNPKYAQYPDMLKDLQVITKDGKRVPLSAFTHYDYSLQKDRVQHEGQFASSYISFDIATGVNLDEAVKAIDRTIALLNIPKEIQAKMGGTGSAFQSTMTGQPLMILMALVIVYIVLGILYESYIHPLTILSTLPSAGVGALLALMMLNTPFSLISLLGLFLLIGIVKKNAILMIDLALQFEREQGMDSRTSIQEASILRFRPILMTTMAAILGAVPLMLGGAEGSEMRQPLGITIVGGLILSQLLTLYTTPVVYLYFDSLSNWWRRRHPQKNAHDVSGETA from the coding sequence ATGAATTTATCAGCTCCCTTTATTTTTAGATCAGTTGCTACCATGCTATGTAATGTAGCCATACTGCTCCTGGGGATATTATGCTTTAAATTATTACCTGTTGCGCCATTGCCAGAAATGGATTTTCCAGTAATTACAGTAAGTGCCAGTTTGCCAGGTGCTAGCCCTGAAGTGATGGCCTCTACAGTGGCTACTCCTTTAGAGCGAGCTTTTGGTAGTATTTCTGGGGTACAACAAATGAACTCTAGCAGTGGGCAGGGTTCTATGCGGATTATGCTTGTATTTGATTTAAAGCGTAATATTAATGATGCCGCAAGGGATGTTCAAGCTGCCATTAATGCCGCACGTGATTTATTGCCAAGTGGTATGCCTAATAATCCTACGTATCGTAAGATTAACCCTTCGCAAGCCCCTATTTTACTAGTGACCTTAACATCTGATATTTTAAGTAAAGGGCAATTATATGATGTGGCTTCCACTGTAGTGGCGCAAAAAATATCACAAGTCTCAGGTGTGGGTGATGTACAAGTAGGGGGAAGTTCATTGCCTGCAGTAAGGGTAGAGTTAGAGCCTAAATTATTAGCACATTATAATGTTTCTTTATCTGAAGTAAGACAAGCGATTGCCAATTCAAACTTAAGAAAACCTAAAGGCTTTGTAGAAAACGACCGATATCAATGGCAAATTACAGCGAATGACCAATTAACCAAAGCCGAACAATATAAACCTATTGTAATACGTTATGATAACGGTGCAGCCATCCGTTTACAAGATGTGGCAAAGGTTTATGATGCGGTAGAAAATAGGTATAACGCTGGTTACTATAATAATGAAGATGCCATCATCTTAATTATTAATAAAGAATCAGGGGCTAATGTTATTGAGACCATTAAAGGGATCAAAGATACCTTGCCTTTGTTGAAGGCTGTTATTCCATCCAGTGTTGAATTAAATATAACCATGGATCGTTCAGCAGGTATTCAAGCGACACTCACTGAAGCAGAAAACACCCTTATTATTGCAGTTTTTTTGGTTATTCTAGTTGTATTATTATTTTTAGGGCATTGGCGTGCAGCGCTTATTCCTGCTTTAGCGGTACCTGTATCCATTATTGGTACATTTACAGTGATGTATTTATTGGGATTCTCGTTAAACAATCTATCATTAATGGCTTTGATCGTGGCGGCAGGTTTGGTGGTTGACGATGCTATTGTGGTACTGGAAAATATTGCACGTTATATTGATGAAGGAATGAGTCCTTTAGAGGCTGCATTACGAGGCACTAAAGAGGTCGGTTTTACTTTAATATCGATGAATGCATCACTGGTTGCTGTGTTTTTGGCGTTACTCTTTGCTGGTGGTTTACTGTCGCAATTATTTAAAGAGTTTGCTATTACATTATCAGTTACCATTCTGGTTTCATTGCTTGTTTCGCTTACGCTAACCCCCATGTTATGTGCAAGATGGCTAAAGAAACATGACTTAGACAAGAAACCAAGCCGCTGGCAACAGGGGTTTAATAATTTCTTTGCTAAAGTAACAGGTTATTATCGTGTTAGCTTAGGTTGGGCTTTAAGGCATTCTAGGTTAATGTTAATGATTTTATTTATTACTATTGGTATTAATGTCTACTTATATATAGCCATTTCTAAAACCTTATTGCCTGAGCAAGATACTGCGGTCTTGTGGGGATTTATTCGAGGTGACAACGCTATGTCATTTCAAATTATGCAGCCTAAGGTGGACGAGTTGCGTAAGTATGTATTAAGTGATCCAGCAGTGGTGAATGTGGCTGGTTTTATTGGTGGTGGTAATAGTGTTAATAACTCGATGATGGTGGTACGTTTAAAACCAAAGAGTGACCGTAAGGAAAGCGCGCAAGATATTATTAACAGATTACGTGACAATGCACCGAAAGTAGCAGGCGCTAGAATGTTCTTAATGGCTGCTCAGGATATTCAGTTAAATATGCGCCAAAACCAAAGTTCTGATACTGAATACCAATTGCTAGGTGACGATCTTGATCTATTGAGAAAATGGACAATTAAAGTGGCAGACGCTTTTCGAGAAATTCCACAGATTACCAATGTGGATGCTGATGATAATGGTGGGGCGCAGCAAATCTCTTTAACCATCGATCGTGAAATGGCTAAGCGTCTAGGCATAGATATGAGTGAAGTGATGGATGTATTAAATAACTCATTTAGTCAAAGACAAATTTCCACTATTTTTAATAGCCTTAACCAATACCGTGTGGTGATGGAAGTAAATCCTAAATATGCTCAATATCCCGATATGCTTAAGGATTTACAAGTGATTACTAAGGATGGTAAGCGCGTGCCGCTTTCAGCCTTTACCCATTATGATTACAGTTTGCAAAAAGATCGTGTACAGCATGAGGGGCAATTTGCTTCTTCTTATATCTCTTTTGATATAGCAACGGGTGTTAATTTAGATGAAGCTGTTAAAGCAATCGATAGAACCATTGCTTTGTTAAATATTCCAAAAGAAATTCAGGCAAAAATGGGTGGCACAGGTAGTGCTTTTCAATCCACAATGACAGGACAGCCGTTAATGATTCTTATGGCACTGGTAATTGTCTATATTGTATTAGGTATTCTTTATGAGAGTTATATTCATCCTTTAACAATTCTTTCAACATTACCCTCTGCAGGTGTAGGTGCGTTGTTGGCATTAATGATGTTAAATACCCCTTTTAGTCTAATCTCGTTATTAGGATTATTTTTATTAATTGGTATTGTTAAGAAAAATGCTATTTTAATGATTGACCTCGCTTTACAGTTTGAGCGGGAGCAAGGCATGGATTCGCGAACCTCTATTCAAGAGGCTAGTATTCTTAGGTTTAGACCTATTTTAATGACAACTATGGCTGCTATCTTAGGAGCTGTGCCCCTAATGCTTGGTGGTGCTGAGGGTTCGGAGATGCGTCAGCCATTAGGTATTACTATTGTGGGTGGTTTAATTTTGAGTCAATTATTAACTTTATATACCACACCTGTAGTTTATTTATATTTTGACAGCTTAAGTAATTGGTGGCGTCGTCGTCATCCTCAGAAAAATGCTCATGATGTCTCAGGAGAAACAGCATGA
- a CDS encoding efflux transporter outer membrane subunit, with protein MNSRFYLKTLSLVLIGVLTGCAIGPDYQRPTTAQAVDFKQVEGWKLATPADTTLPESWWTLYNDAELNQLQQKLLLSNQNLAQYEARYRQAIALVKGARAAYFPTVSANVNSTRAQQGRANTVTDRYDLGPSASWELDIWGKIRRQVESAKADAQGSQADLAAAKLSLQSELAQTYFQLRIMDIHQQLLDHTVEAYRRSLTLTENQYNAGMVVKSDMTQARTQLKNTEAQAIDIKYQRAQLEHAIAVLIGEAPANFSIKPTYQVPALPVIPKVLPSQLLERRPDIASAEQQVISANAQIGVAKAAWFPDLTLSASAGYASNSFSHWINSPNRYWSLGPQFAMTLFDGGLIRSRYEQAEAAYDEKVANYRQTVLNSFREVEDYLVQLYIMEQESVVQKEATDSAKESLQLITNQYEAGMIDYLNVASAQYSALNTERTGITLLGNQLTASVQLIAAIGGGWTTKDLTKE; from the coding sequence ATGAACTCAAGATTTTATCTAAAAACTTTATCACTTGTGTTGATAGGTGTATTGACTGGTTGCGCTATTGGCCCTGATTATCAACGACCAACTACAGCACAAGCAGTGGACTTTAAACAGGTAGAAGGGTGGAAGTTGGCTACCCCTGCCGATACCACATTGCCTGAAAGTTGGTGGACCTTATATAACGATGCTGAGTTAAATCAGCTTCAACAAAAATTACTGCTATCCAACCAAAATTTAGCCCAGTACGAAGCTCGTTATCGACAAGCTATTGCTTTAGTGAAAGGGGCTAGAGCAGCCTATTTCCCTACAGTTTCTGCTAATGTTAATTCCACAAGAGCACAGCAGGGTAGAGCTAACACAGTAACTGATCGCTATGACTTAGGCCCTTCTGCCTCTTGGGAACTCGATATTTGGGGTAAGATTCGTCGTCAAGTTGAGTCTGCCAAGGCAGATGCACAAGGTAGCCAAGCAGATCTAGCAGCAGCTAAGTTGAGTTTACAATCTGAATTAGCACAAACTTATTTTCAGCTTAGAATTATGGATATCCATCAACAGTTATTGGATCATACCGTAGAAGCATATAGAAGATCTCTCACATTAACAGAAAATCAATATAATGCAGGAATGGTTGTTAAGTCTGATATGACACAGGCTAGAACACAGCTTAAAAATACCGAAGCACAAGCTATTGATATAAAGTATCAACGCGCACAATTAGAACATGCAATTGCTGTATTAATTGGTGAAGCACCTGCTAATTTTAGTATTAAACCAACCTATCAAGTTCCAGCATTACCTGTTATTCCTAAGGTTTTACCCTCTCAATTATTAGAACGTAGGCCAGATATTGCTTCAGCTGAACAACAGGTTATTTCTGCCAATGCTCAAATCGGTGTAGCTAAAGCTGCATGGTTTCCAGATTTAACCTTATCAGCCAGTGCAGGATATGCCAGTAATAGCTTTAGTCATTGGATTAATAGCCCAAATCGTTATTGGTCATTAGGGCCACAGTTTGCTATGACATTATTTGATGGTGGTTTAATTCGTTCTCGCTATGAGCAAGCGGAAGCTGCTTATGATGAGAAAGTAGCAAACTATCGTCAAACAGTATTAAATAGTTTTAGAGAAGTAGAAGATTATCTTGTACAACTCTATATTATGGAACAAGAATCTGTTGTGCAAAAAGAAGCAACAGATTCAGCAAAAGAGTCACTACAGCTAATTACTAACCAATATGAAGCAGGTATGATCGATTACCTTAATGTGGCATCTGCCCAGTATTCAGCATTGAATACGGAAAGAACAGGTATTACTTTATTGGGTAATCAACTGACCGCCAGTGTTCAATTAATTGCTGCTATTGGTGGTGGATGGACGACTAAAGATTTAACTAAGGAATAA
- the sodC gene encoding superoxide dismutase family protein has protein sequence MKTTLTLITGGLLALQVHAASIEVPMHVATEKGVGDSIGTVTITETEYGLLFTPNLKGLEPAGMRGFHIHEKASCEPAEKDGKMQAALAAGGHFDPTKTDKHLGPYDKDGHLGDIPPLYIAQDGTATYPVLAPRIKKLDEIKNTAIMVHAGGDNNSDHPMPLGGGGARFACGIIK, from the coding sequence ATGAAAACTACTTTAACACTTATTACTGGTGGATTATTAGCGTTGCAAGTTCATGCTGCTAGTATCGAAGTACCTATGCATGTGGCAACGGAAAAAGGGGTAGGTGACTCCATTGGTACTGTTACCATCACTGAAACAGAGTATGGTTTATTATTTACACCTAATTTAAAAGGGCTTGAGCCAGCAGGTATGCGTGGTTTTCATATCCATGAAAAAGCTAGTTGTGAACCTGCTGAAAAAGATGGCAAAATGCAAGCTGCTTTAGCAGCAGGTGGGCATTTTGATCCTACTAAAACAGATAAACATTTAGGCCCATATGATAAAGACGGGCATTTAGGTGATATACCACCGCTTTATATAGCCCAAGATGGTACAGCTACTTATCCAGTGTTAGCACCACGTATTAAAAAGCTAGATGAGATTAAAAATACGGCAATAATGGTTCATGCAGGTGGTGATAACAATAGTGATCATCCAATGCCTTTAGGTGGCGGTGGCGCACGTTTTGCTTGTGGTATTATTAAATAA
- a CDS encoding YoaK family protein, giving the protein MERRTRITVLLDKVTFEDNALRKLGYIMAFIAGAVNAGGFFAIGYYTSHVTGEVSAMADHLVLGDIQIVILFFCMLLCFIGGAMHSTWLIIWARRSRFRSGYGISMCVESFILLLFGILGMTLGTQWEFLFFSPTIMLLCFIMGMHNTVITIFSNGLLRSTHMTGIATDIGIELSKAIYFHKNPLKKVAAIKTNRSKLILFIGILFYFFIGGIIGALGFRHLGFQFVLPLAILLFVWGARSVYYDLRARTRLRNYKRGNLETAKPK; this is encoded by the coding sequence ATGGAACGACGTACGCGTATTACTGTACTGCTTGATAAGGTTACTTTTGAAGATAATGCACTGCGTAAATTAGGCTATATCATGGCCTTTATCGCTGGCGCAGTAAATGCAGGTGGTTTTTTTGCTATTGGTTATTACACTTCCCATGTAACAGGTGAAGTGTCTGCTATGGCAGATCATCTGGTATTAGGCGATATTCAGATAGTTATTTTATTTTTTTGCATGTTACTCTGCTTTATTGGTGGAGCTATGCATTCAACATGGTTAATTATTTGGGCAAGACGTAGCCGTTTTCGTAGTGGTTATGGTATTTCTATGTGTGTGGAGTCATTTATCCTTTTACTCTTTGGTATACTAGGAATGACACTAGGTACACAATGGGAATTTTTATTTTTTTCGCCTACCATTATGTTGTTGTGTTTTATCATGGGTATGCATAACACAGTTATTACCATCTTTTCTAACGGTTTATTGCGCAGTACCCATATGACGGGAATTGCTACTGATATTGGTATTGAACTGTCAAAAGCCATATACTTTCATAAAAACCCACTTAAAAAAGTCGCAGCCATTAAAACTAATAGAAGTAAATTAATATTATTTATTGGGATTTTATTCTATTTCTTTATCGGAGGAATTATTGGGGCTTTAGGTTTTAGGCACCTTGGATTTCAATTTGTTTTGCCTCTAGCTATTTTATTATTTGTTTGGGGTGCTCGATCTGTCTATTATGACTTAAGGGCACGTACACGTTTAAGGAATTATAAAAGAGGTAATTTAGAAACAGCAAAGCCCAAATAA